From one Planktothrix agardhii NIES-204 genomic stretch:
- the trxA2 gene encoding thioredoxin: MSNALPVTDASFKADVLESPIPVLVDFWAPWCGPCRMVAPVVEEIAEQYIGQLKVVKLNTDENPNTASQYGIRSIPTLMIFKDGQKVDMVVGAIPKTTLATTLEKYI, from the coding sequence ATGTCCAACGCCTTACCAGTTACTGATGCTAGTTTTAAAGCCGATGTGCTTGAGAGTCCAATCCCGGTATTAGTGGATTTTTGGGCTCCTTGGTGTGGGCCTTGTCGTATGGTTGCACCAGTTGTAGAGGAAATTGCAGAGCAATATATTGGACAACTCAAAGTAGTCAAGCTGAATACAGATGAAAATCCTAATACTGCTAGTCAGTATGGAATTCGCAGTATTCCAACTCTGATGATTTTCAAAGATGGTCAAAAGGTGGATATGGTTGTAGGTGCTATTCCTAAAACGACTTTAGCAACTACTTTGGAGAAGTATATTTAA
- a CDS encoding magnesium and cobalt transport protein CorA, whose translation MAHSIKSTMPPLDSVIDEDEEESNLDYFYDDPGTPPGTLDVEADDPPPEMVLIDYSDEMATRLILKTPEECAPYLDTHSVSWLDILGLGNQDTWDRMAKVFNLHPIALEDVVNVPQRPKVVEYDGQLVIVAWMIMIKPGEDPLHKEQVSIILGKNYLLTVQEEAEYDCLQPVRDRIRYNQGIIRKQGADYLAYAILDAIIDGFFPVLEEYGDLLEDLEDKVVFNPVPKDLAKIYSIRRDLFTLRRAIWAQREAINVLIRDGSDLISPEVRIYLRDCYDHTILVRDMVETYRELSSDLMGIYMSTMSNKMNEIMKLLTVISTIFIPLTFVAGVYGMNFNPENSPWNMPELNWYWGYPVCLGMMFFIALGLFFFFWKRGWFNNLSDPQDQDKIT comes from the coding sequence ATGGCACATAGTATAAAATCCACAATGCCCCCCCTCGATTCTGTCATTGATGAAGATGAAGAAGAATCGAATTTAGATTATTTCTATGATGATCCGGGAACTCCCCCAGGAACATTAGATGTGGAAGCGGATGATCCCCCTCCAGAAATGGTGTTAATTGATTATAGCGACGAAATGGCAACTCGTTTAATCTTAAAAACACCGGAGGAATGTGCACCCTATTTAGATACCCATTCTGTTTCTTGGTTAGATATTTTAGGATTAGGAAATCAGGACACTTGGGATCGGATGGCGAAGGTGTTTAATTTACATCCCATTGCCTTAGAAGATGTGGTGAATGTTCCCCAACGTCCTAAAGTAGTAGAATATGATGGTCAACTGGTAATTGTGGCTTGGATGATCATGATCAAACCAGGAGAAGATCCCCTACATAAAGAACAGGTTAGTATTATTTTAGGCAAAAATTATTTACTAACGGTACAGGAAGAAGCGGAATATGATTGTTTACAACCTGTTCGCGATCGCATTCGTTATAATCAAGGAATTATTCGTAAACAAGGGGCTGATTATTTAGCCTATGCGATTTTAGATGCAATTATTGATGGTTTTTTCCCCGTATTAGAAGAATATGGCGATCTTTTAGAAGACTTAGAAGACAAGGTTGTATTTAATCCTGTACCTAAAGATCTGGCTAAAATTTATAGTATTCGTCGGGATTTATTTACCCTGCGACGAGCAATTTGGGCGCAACGGGAAGCGATTAATGTGTTAATTAGGGATGGAAGCGATTTAATTAGTCCAGAAGTTCGGATTTATTTGCGAGACTGTTATGATCATACCATTTTAGTTCGGGATATGGTAGAAACCTATCGAGAATTATCCTCGGATTTAATGGGAATTTATATGTCTACGATGAGCAATAAAATGAATGAAATCATGAAATTGCTCACCGTTATTTCGACTATTTTTATTCCCCTAACCTTTGTGGCTGGAGTCTACGGCATGAATTTTAACCCCGAAAATTCTCCTTGGAATATGCCCGAACTCAATTGGTATTGGGGTTATCCTGTCTGTTTGGGAATGATGTTTTTCATCGCTTTAGGGTTATTTTTCTTCTTCTGGAAACGCGGTTGGTTTAATAATCTTTCCGATCCTCAAGATCAAGATAAAATAACGTAG